A portion of the Stigmatella aurantiaca DW4/3-1 genome contains these proteins:
- a CDS encoding AgmX/PglI C-terminal domain-containing protein: MPGRFLLLAVILPFMALCAVGLWLTRPPPPPAFSQEPPAPSVPPSPAGPPPPPLSPPAPPRPAMPAPSPRQAASPRAPPIVIPEAEPQILASEGPVNREELRLAIQKAVPLMRQCFEDTLGRYPGSQSVTLKFTLAAEGPVGRFQGGEVVETTLQDPFLQACFVDSLLDVSLPPPRDGGKVTVTYPFRFEPAPDAGR; the protein is encoded by the coding sequence ATGCCGGGCCGGTTTCTTCTCCTCGCGGTCATCCTCCCCTTCATGGCCCTGTGTGCCGTGGGGCTCTGGCTCACGCGACCGCCTCCCCCACCGGCCTTCTCCCAGGAGCCCCCGGCCCCCTCGGTGCCCCCTTCCCCGGCGGGCCCCCCACCCCCGCCCCTTTCGCCTCCAGCCCCGCCGCGGCCCGCGATGCCCGCGCCTTCGCCTCGCCAGGCCGCTTCCCCCCGGGCGCCGCCCATTGTCATTCCCGAGGCCGAACCCCAGATCCTGGCCTCCGAAGGCCCCGTGAACCGGGAGGAACTCCGCCTCGCCATCCAGAAGGCCGTCCCGCTCATGCGCCAGTGCTTCGAGGACACCCTGGGGCGCTACCCGGGCTCTCAATCGGTGACGCTGAAATTCACCCTGGCGGCGGAAGGACCGGTGGGCCGCTTCCAAGGCGGCGAGGTGGTGGAGACAACCCTGCAGGACCCTTTTCTCCAGGCCTGTTTCGTGGACTCCCTGCTGGACGTCTCGCTGCCGCCCCCTCGGGACGGGGGCAAGGTCACCGTGACCTACCCCTTCCGTTTCGAGCCCGCGCCGGACGCTGGCCGTTGA
- a CDS encoding FAD-dependent oxidoreductase: MPTWNLQADVVIVGSGGAALSAAAAAVDQGASAILLEAAETLGGTTRKSGGAFWIPNNSLMRGQGLTDPRANALQLMARVAYPTLYTPEHPSLGLPPLQYELLAAFYDNAAPAIDRLTQLGAIDPVILGSYGFSPQPVSDPDYHAELPENQAPYGRVLSARMPPGSMQWPGVLLVDGMLAYLQKHGVPLLTKHRVTQVRTNSRGEVTGVEAEHEGALMSVRARKAVVFGSGGFAHDTHKARAFLKGPLFGSGSVPTSRGAFIDIASRLGARLDNLANGFFYQAAIEDAAAHGGEVVRGDAHVFFPYGDSTVVVNKQGNRVANEKAPYHDRAQTHFHWSGKDYPHLVQFMIWDEAVAQEPTFWPWRGVVPLPGQESPLVIQAQTLSELAVRIEERLERLRGRSFLSAAITPTLKLAPDFVSQLEETLQRFNTFATSGVDLDFQRGETALEQAWQGPSRSTTGNRTLYPISRTGPYYAAILGPATLDTCGGPTMDPDARVLRTDGSAIPGLYGAGNCIASPSGQAYWGAGGTLGPAMTFGFIAGRNAAREPLKEE; the protein is encoded by the coding sequence ATGCCAACGTGGAACCTTCAAGCGGACGTGGTCATCGTGGGCTCCGGCGGGGCCGCCCTGTCAGCCGCGGCCGCCGCGGTGGACCAGGGGGCCTCTGCCATCCTGCTGGAGGCGGCCGAGACCCTGGGAGGAACCACCCGGAAATCCGGCGGAGCCTTTTGGATTCCCAACAACTCGCTCATGAGGGGCCAGGGGCTGACAGACCCCCGCGCCAACGCACTCCAGTTGATGGCACGCGTGGCCTACCCCACGCTCTACACACCGGAGCATCCGTCTCTCGGCCTTCCCCCGCTCCAGTACGAGTTGCTCGCCGCTTTCTATGACAACGCGGCGCCCGCCATCGACCGGCTGACCCAGCTTGGGGCGATCGATCCCGTCATCCTCGGCTCCTACGGCTTCTCGCCCCAGCCCGTCTCGGATCCGGACTACCACGCGGAGTTGCCCGAAAACCAAGCGCCCTATGGCCGCGTGCTCTCGGCCCGGATGCCCCCTGGGTCCATGCAGTGGCCAGGCGTCCTCCTGGTGGACGGAATGCTCGCCTACCTCCAGAAGCACGGCGTGCCCCTGCTCACGAAGCACCGGGTGACCCAGGTGCGCACCAACTCCCGGGGAGAGGTCACGGGGGTGGAGGCAGAGCATGAAGGCGCCCTGATGAGCGTGCGCGCCCGCAAGGCCGTGGTCTTCGGCTCGGGCGGTTTTGCCCATGACACCCACAAGGCACGCGCCTTCCTGAAAGGCCCCCTCTTTGGCAGCGGCAGCGTTCCCACCAGCCGGGGAGCCTTCATCGACATCGCCTCCCGGCTGGGGGCGCGGCTCGACAACCTCGCCAACGGCTTCTTCTACCAAGCGGCCATCGAGGACGCGGCGGCCCACGGCGGCGAGGTGGTCCGAGGCGATGCGCACGTCTTCTTCCCGTATGGCGACAGCACCGTCGTGGTGAACAAGCAGGGCAATCGCGTGGCCAACGAGAAGGCCCCCTACCACGACCGGGCCCAGACCCACTTCCACTGGAGCGGCAAGGACTATCCTCACCTGGTGCAGTTCATGATCTGGGACGAGGCCGTCGCCCAGGAGCCCACCTTCTGGCCCTGGCGCGGCGTCGTTCCCTTGCCTGGACAGGAGTCCCCGCTCGTCATCCAGGCCCAGACGCTCTCGGAGCTGGCCGTCCGCATCGAGGAGCGCCTGGAGCGGCTCCGGGGACGCTCCTTCCTGAGCGCCGCGATCACCCCCACCCTGAAGCTGGCGCCGGACTTCGTCTCCCAGCTGGAAGAAACCCTCCAGCGCTTCAACACCTTCGCCACCAGCGGGGTGGACCTGGACTTCCAGCGGGGGGAGACGGCCCTGGAGCAGGCCTGGCAAGGCCCCTCCCGCAGCACCACGGGCAACCGCACCCTGTATCCCATCTCTCGCACCGGCCCCTATTACGCCGCGATCCTGGGCCCCGCGACGCTGGACACCTGCGGGGGACCCACGATGGATCCGGACGCGAGGGTCCTGCGCACCGACGGCTCGGCCATTCCCGGTCTCTATGGGGCGGGCAACTGCATCGCCTCGCCCAGCGGCCAGGCGTACTGGGGCGCGGGGGGCACCCTCGGCCCCGCAATGACGTTTGGCTTCATCGCCGGGCGCAACGCGGCGCGCGAGCCCCTCAAGGAGGAGTGA
- a CDS encoding sensor histidine kinase, translated as MKDASAEGPSGSAHAAGQETTREELLEFITRLATNEPNVRCRVGEGALAPVAEALNGLANLLETRRLASVEKFGIEALVEQSQNMMMTADTEERLRFVNFTIPGLTYEQVVGRSVYDFVLPADHDRVRAAIRKVLETGEPETYDIQSYAETGPQWYVVRVGPIRDHGRIVGCTMITTDVSTLKKAQLKLEQSNRELAQSNRELEGFASVASHDLQEPLRKIQSFGERLESVAGEAIGPDGRDYLARMRSAATRMRGLINDLLSFARVTSQAKPFVQVELSQIAREVLVDLEVAIEQAGASITVDPLPVVDADPTQMRQLLQNLLGNALKFRREGAAPRVALRSTVDAAAGQCELRVEDNGIGFDEKYLDRIFDVFQRLHSQGKYPGTGMGLAICRKIVERHRGSLSARSAPGQGATFIVTLPLQQAHP; from the coding sequence GTGAAAGACGCATCCGCCGAAGGGCCGTCGGGTTCCGCGCACGCGGCAGGTCAGGAGACGACCCGGGAAGAGCTGCTCGAGTTCATCACCCGGCTTGCGACCAACGAGCCGAATGTCCGCTGCCGGGTGGGAGAAGGTGCCTTGGCGCCCGTGGCGGAGGCGCTCAATGGGCTGGCGAACCTGCTCGAGACGCGGCGGTTGGCCTCGGTGGAGAAGTTCGGAATCGAGGCGCTGGTCGAGCAGTCCCAGAACATGATGATGACGGCGGACACCGAGGAGCGGCTCCGCTTCGTCAACTTCACCATCCCGGGGTTGACCTATGAGCAGGTGGTGGGCCGGAGTGTCTATGACTTCGTGCTTCCCGCCGACCATGACCGTGTCCGTGCCGCCATCCGCAAGGTGCTCGAAACGGGAGAGCCCGAGACGTATGACATCCAGTCCTATGCCGAGACAGGCCCCCAATGGTACGTGGTGCGGGTAGGGCCGATCCGGGATCACGGCCGCATCGTGGGTTGCACGATGATCACCACGGATGTCTCCACCCTCAAGAAGGCCCAGCTCAAGCTGGAGCAGTCCAACCGTGAGCTGGCCCAGTCCAACCGCGAGCTGGAAGGCTTTGCATCCGTGGCCTCGCACGACCTGCAAGAGCCGCTGAGGAAGATCCAATCCTTTGGGGAGCGCCTGGAGAGCGTGGCGGGCGAGGCGATCGGGCCGGATGGCCGGGATTACCTGGCGCGGATGCGGAGTGCCGCGACCCGGATGCGAGGGCTGATCAACGACCTGCTCTCCTTCGCGCGGGTGACCTCCCAGGCAAAGCCTTTCGTTCAGGTGGAGCTGTCTCAGATCGCCCGCGAAGTGCTGGTGGATCTCGAAGTGGCCATCGAGCAGGCAGGTGCTTCCATCACGGTGGACCCGCTCCCCGTGGTGGATGCCGATCCGACCCAGATGCGTCAGTTGCTCCAGAACCTGCTGGGCAATGCCCTCAAGTTCCGCCGGGAGGGAGCCGCTCCTCGAGTGGCACTCCGAAGCACGGTGGACGCGGCCGCGGGGCAGTGCGAGTTGCGTGTAGAGGACAACGGCATCGGCTTTGACGAGAAGTACCTCGACCGCATTTTCGACGTGTTCCAGCGCTTGCACTCCCAGGGCAAGTACCCCGGGACGGGCATGGGATTGGCGATCTGCCGCAAGATCGTCGAGCGGCACCGGGGCTCCCTCTCCGCCCGGAGCGCTCCGGGCCAGGGCGCCACGTTCATCGTCACCCTGCCCCTTCAGCAGGCCCATCCGTAA
- the gluQRS gene encoding tRNA glutamyl-Q(34) synthetase GluQRS translates to MSFRGRFAPSPTGRLHLGNARSALLGWLQARAAGGRFLLRVEDLDRSRCRAEYVDELMRDLEWLGLGWDETPLFQSERDGVYRAALEQLEREDLVYPCFCTRAEIARAASAPHGLSDEGPRYPGTCARLSLAERAERSRTRPPAYRFRALPGDVRFEDGLQGPYTQDVAAAVGDFVVRRNDGVASYQLAVVVDDAATGITHVLRGEDLLSSTPRQLQLYTALGLSAPGFFHVPLVLGEDGKRLAKREGAFALAELRERGLAAERVLGLLAAWSGLGDGSPLGLDELVHRFHAERLPRTPVVTQEQTVITALGLP, encoded by the coding sequence ATGAGCTTCCGAGGCCGTTTCGCGCCCAGCCCCACGGGAAGGCTCCACCTGGGCAACGCGCGAAGCGCCTTGCTGGGTTGGCTTCAGGCACGGGCCGCCGGTGGGCGCTTCCTGCTGCGCGTGGAGGACCTCGACCGGTCCCGCTGCCGCGCCGAGTACGTCGATGAGCTGATGCGTGACCTGGAGTGGTTGGGGCTCGGCTGGGATGAAACACCCCTTTTCCAGAGCGAACGCGACGGCGTCTACCGGGCGGCGCTGGAGCAGTTGGAGCGGGAGGACCTCGTCTACCCCTGCTTCTGCACCCGGGCAGAGATCGCCCGGGCGGCCAGCGCCCCCCACGGCTTGAGCGATGAGGGGCCGCGCTACCCGGGCACCTGCGCCCGGCTGAGCCTGGCCGAACGGGCCGAACGCTCCCGGACACGCCCTCCCGCGTACCGTTTCCGCGCCCTACCTGGCGACGTGCGCTTCGAGGACGGGCTGCAAGGGCCTTACACACAGGATGTGGCCGCGGCCGTGGGCGACTTCGTGGTGCGCCGAAATGATGGGGTCGCCAGCTATCAGCTCGCGGTGGTGGTGGACGATGCGGCCACCGGCATCACCCACGTGTTGCGAGGCGAGGATCTGCTCAGCTCCACGCCCCGGCAGCTTCAGCTCTACACGGCGCTGGGGCTCTCCGCCCCCGGGTTCTTTCATGTGCCCCTGGTGCTGGGAGAAGACGGCAAGCGGCTCGCCAAGCGCGAAGGGGCCTTCGCGCTGGCGGAGCTGCGCGAGCGGGGGCTGGCCGCCGAGCGGGTTCTCGGCTTGCTCGCCGCATGGAGTGGCCTCGGAGACGGGAGTCCCCTGGGGCTGGACGAGCTGGTGCACCGCTTCCATGCCGAGCGGCTGCCTCGCACGCCCGTGGTGACCCAGGAGCAGACAGTCATCACGGCACTTGGCCTGCCGTAA